GACGTGTGGCAACGCCTTGCCGTCTCTCCTTCGCCGGAACAAGATGTATCGGGGCAGCCGAACCCGATGAACCGTTCGTCCGTCTTCGCCTACATCACACTCGTCACCAATGCCGATTACGCCATGGGCGCGACTGCGCTCGCCCATTCCCTGCGCCGAACCGGCACCACCGCCGACATCGTCATTCTCCACACCGGCGGTGTCGACAAAGCCATTCTCGCACCCATCGAAGCGCTCGACTGCCGCCTGATCGAAGTCGAGCACCTGCCGCTCTCTGCGGCCTTCAACGAACGCCACGCCCGCGGTCAGCTTCATTCGACAGCTCCTTTCACCAAGGGCCGCAAACCGGATTTCCATTCGCCGCTCGACAATTTCTGCAAGCTCAGGCTCTGGCAGTTCGTCGAATACCAGCGCTGCGTCTTCATCGACGCCGACGCCCTCGTGCTGAAGAACGTCGACAGGCTCTTCCTCTATCCGGAATTTTCCGCCGCCCCCAATGTCTACGAAAGCCTCGCCGACTTCCACCGCATGAATTCCGGAGTCTTCGTCGCCACGCCCTCGCATGACACGTTCCGGCACATGCTCGAAAGTCTCGACAGGCCGAACGCCTTCTGGCGACGTACCGATCAGACCTTTCTCGAGACGTTCTTCCCGGATTGGCACGGCTTGCCGGTTTATTTCAACATGCTGCAATATGTATGGTTCACCATGCCGGAGCTTTGGGACTGGAAGAGCATTTCGATCCTGCATTACCAGTATGAAAAACCGTGGGAAAAGGATCATCCCAAGGCAGCGCGACTACAACCTTTGATCGATCTGTGGCACCGTTTCCACGATGGCGGCGATGTGCCTGAGATCACGGCGCTGGACAATCCGGAAGGGGCAGCATGAAGGTACTGGTATCGGGTGGAACGGGTCTCGTCGGCCGGTATGTCGTCGAGGAACTGCTGGCCGCTGGATATCAGGTGATCGTCGGCGGGCGCCGCGCGCCGCTGCCCCGCCTCTTCTCCCGCCCGGTCGAGTTCGCAGCGCTTTCGCTCGATCCCGACAAGGATCAGATCGACGTCTTCGACGACGCCTATTTCTTCGTCCACGCCGCCTTCAGCCATGTTCCGGGTAAATATCGCGGCGGCGAGGGCGACGACCCGAAGACCTTCCACAGGTTGAACCTCGACGGCACCGTCCGGCTTTTCGAAGCCGCCAAACGCGCCGGCACGCGCCGCTGCGTCTTCCTGTCCAGCCGCGCCGCCTACGGCGAACATCCCGAGGCAACCGAACTGACGGAGACGATGCTGGCCAAGCCCGAAACACTCTACGGCCAGATCAAGCTCGATGCCGAACGCGCGCTTGCCCACCTCTCCACGCCGGGTTTTGCCGGCGTAAGCCTGAGGCCGACCGGCGTCTATGGCGATCTCTCGCCGAACAAATGGGACGGCCTCATCGCCGATTACCTCGCCGGCCGGCCGGTTACTGCCCGCCTGGGAACGGAAGTTCACGGCCGCGACCTCGGTCGTGCGGTGAGACTGATGCTGGAGACGGAAAGCACCCGCATCTCCGGCGAGGTCTTCAACGTCTCGGACATGTCAGTCGACACGCGCGATATCCTTTCACCCATCCGCCGCGAGACGGGCTGTCGACACGCGCTGCCGGCCCCTGCCGATAGCGCCGCGCTCAATCCCATGAGCACTGCGAAAATCCGCGCGCTCGGCTGGGCGCCCGGCGGAACCCCTCTATTCGACGAGACGATGCAGCGGCTGGCCGTTGCGCTGCCTAAATCCCCAAGACACAGGTCCACGCAAGTCTGACGTTGCAGAATGTGCCCGAATCGCAATCGGGGCCTGAATTAAAAATCGGGGAATTGTTCATGCAGGTCGCAACCACGTCTGCCTCCATCATCTTGCGCGGCGCGTCTTCGACGGCAGCCCTATCCGCCCCCGGAAGCGAGACCGATCAGGGCGTGCTGAAGCTGCAGCGCGCCACGCAGGCGCTGCAGCAGATGCGCCAGACCTTGGCGAACTCGGGAGACGAGGCCAAGGCGAAGGCGCAACGCAAGCTCGAAG
The Rhizobium leguminosarum DNA segment above includes these coding regions:
- a CDS encoding glycosyltransferase codes for the protein MNRSSVFAYITLVTNADYAMGATALAHSLRRTGTTADIVILHTGGVDKAILAPIEALDCRLIEVEHLPLSAAFNERHARGQLHSTAPFTKGRKPDFHSPLDNFCKLRLWQFVEYQRCVFIDADALVLKNVDRLFLYPEFSAAPNVYESLADFHRMNSGVFVATPSHDTFRHMLESLDRPNAFWRRTDQTFLETFFPDWHGLPVYFNMLQYVWFTMPELWDWKSISILHYQYEKPWEKDHPKAARLQPLIDLWHRFHDGGDVPEITALDNPEGAA
- a CDS encoding NAD-dependent epimerase/dehydratase family protein produces the protein MKVLVSGGTGLVGRYVVEELLAAGYQVIVGGRRAPLPRLFSRPVEFAALSLDPDKDQIDVFDDAYFFVHAAFSHVPGKYRGGEGDDPKTFHRLNLDGTVRLFEAAKRAGTRRCVFLSSRAAYGEHPEATELTETMLAKPETLYGQIKLDAERALAHLSTPGFAGVSLRPTGVYGDLSPNKWDGLIADYLAGRPVTARLGTEVHGRDLGRAVRLMLETESTRISGEVFNVSDMSVDTRDILSPIRRETGCRHALPAPADSAALNPMSTAKIRALGWAPGGTPLFDETMQRLAVALPKSPRHRSTQV